Proteins from a single region of Xenopus laevis strain J_2021 chromosome 9_10S, Xenopus_laevis_v10.1, whole genome shotgun sequence:
- the rbl1.S gene encoding retinoblastoma-like protein 1 isoform X5, whose product MSLKTTSPKMQRGDYSLPGIMCTPAGALDDRIALPAPRINYEGSPCTQGPGLDPLNAGRDRIEKPTWKWRKDTQGEVKHWLACALYAACRKGVIPTVGKGIMEGNGVSLTRILRSAKLSLIQFFNKMKKWIDMSNLPQEFRQRVEHLERNFEVATVIFKKFEPIFREIFQNPHEEPPRLPRSRKQRRLQCCVKDLFSFCWTLFVYSKAKLPPIDSSSEDTPCIIGALCELYDGISVEAKGIKEHYFKPYIAKLYDKKILKGSCLLDVSCFTDNNKSLNKEYEEYVLTKGDFDERVFQGVDAEEEIGSPRKFVVEFPTGNCTPRKQMECNLQQHFEKKSSFAPSTPLTGRGYLKEEPTVITPVSSATQCVSRLQSMVTGLRNAPSEQLIDVFKSCVRNPLENVLNIVRDIGRLFCLHYTTSTEDQPGSHIDFAINRWKLAEILYFKVLETIVVQESRRLYGKDLTALLEQGIFHQSLIACCLEIVLFAYTSPKTFPWTIEVIKLSSFYFYKVIEVFIRSEDGLSRDMVKHLNTIEEQILESRAWTSDSVLWVHLDAVDDVPSCEEVIIPSNFESENEAGLGHLPMMPASPIVHRRLKEVRTGLCGSYRQDCQPLSPISVHDRYSSPAAGSAKRRLFGDDCPREPAADKITTPDITSIRIAISQSSDRTAQPIGQTIAIPVQGVANETGKSLCVTMKTYPSQSENSFPVPLTAQALISPLTKRPLGRSQESCPTSACKPKKTGSLALFFRKVYHLASVRLRDLCLKLDVSNDLRRKIWTLFVYSVVHCTDLMKDRHLDQLLLCAVYIMAKISKEERLFHDIMKCYRNQPQANSHVYRSVLLKRLPQAIGDETSQDVEMTASNSNDSHPTPSGFTGSPCGQAERGDLITFYNNVYVGRVRLFALKFAGCTQDHLVDAPPLSPFPSIKQQAISPRRVSQQHSIYVSPHKNSGNLTPHAALLYKFSGSPSKSLQDINSMLKQEQRGRKRIIAIDSDTESPAKRLCQENDDALLKRLQDVVSERANH is encoded by the exons ATGTCATTGAAAACTACAAGCCCCAAAATGCAACGCGGAGACTATTCGCTTCCCGGGATAATGTGTACACCCGCCGGGGCTCTCGATGACCGAATCGCTTTACCCGCCCCACGAATTAATTATGAGGGTTCTCCGTGTACACAGGGTCCCGGTTTGGACCCTCTCAATGCGGGAAGAGACAGGATTGAAAAGCCGACATGGAAATGGCGGAAGGATACACAG GGAGAAGTGAAGCATTGGTTAGCATGTGCCTTGTATGCAGCATGTCGAAAAGGCGTCATTCCAACTGTTGGGAAAGGAATCATGGAGGGTAATGGCGTGTCGCTGACGCGGATACTGCGCTCTGCAAAACTAAG CTTGATTCAGTTCTTCAATAAAATGAAGAAGTGGATAGATATGTCTAACCTTCCGCAGGAGTTCCGACAGCGAGTGGAGCACTTGGAAAGGAACTTTGAAGTGGCCACCGTTATATTTAAGAAATTTGAACCGATCTTTCGGGAGATATTTCAAAACCCCCACGAGGAGCCACCAAGATTACCAAGGAGCAGAAAGCAAAG GAGGCTGCAGTGCTGTGTTAAAGATCTCTTCAGTTTCTGCTGGACCTTATTTGTTTACTCCAAGG CAAAGCTTCCTCCTAttgactccagctcagaggataCCCCATGCATCATTGGTGCACTGTGTGAGCTATACGATGGAATATCTGTGGAAGCCAAGGGGATAAAAGAACATTATTTTAAGCCATATATAGCAAAACTTTATGATAAAAAG attttaaaaggaTCCTGTCTATTGGATGTCTCTTGTTTCACAGATAACAA TAAATCCTTGAATAAAGAGTATGAAGAGTATGTCCTTACGAAGGGAGACTTTGATGAGCGGGTTTTTCAGGGTGTCGATGCAGAAGAGGAGATTGGAAGTCCCAGAAAATTTGTTGTGGAATTTCCCACGGGAAACTGCACTCCACGGAAGCAAATGGAGTGCAACCTGCAGCAACATTTTGAAAAG AAAAGTTCTTTTGCTCCATCTACTCCTCTGACTGGTAGGGGTTACCTGAAGGAGGAGCCAACTGTAATCACACCTGTTTCATCCGCAACACAGTGTGTCAGCAGGTTACAGAGCATGGTGACAGGACTCAGAAATGCTCCAAGTGAGCAGCTGATTGACGTTTTCAA GTCATGTGTTCGAAACCCATTAGAGAATGTATTGAATATTGTCCGAGATATTGGACGTCTATTTTGCCTTCACTATACAACGTCCACAGAAGACCAGCCTGGGTCTCATATTG ATTTTGCAATCAATCGGTGGAAACTGGCTGAAATTTTGTACTTTAAAGTACTAGAGACCATCGTTGTACAGGAAAGCAGGAGACTTTATGGGAAAGATTTGACG GCTCTGCTAGAGCAAGGCATCTTTCACCAGTCACTGATTGCCTGCTGTCTGGAAATTGTCCTATTTGCTTACACTTCTCCCAAGACCTTCCCGTGGACCATTGAAGTAATTAAACTGAGTTCTTTCTACTTCTACAAG GTAATAGAAGTGTTTATTCGCTCTGAAGATGGGCTATCACGCGATATGGTAAAACACCTCAATACCATTGAAGAACAAATTTTGGAGAGCCGTGCCTGGACCAGTGATTCTGTTCTCTGGGTTCATCTTGACGCTGTTGATGATGTGCCAAGCTGTGAAGAG GTCATCATACCCAGCAACTTTGAATCTGAGAATGAGGCTGGGCTTGGCCACTTGCCCATGATGCCTGCATCTCCCATTGTTCATCGTCGTTTGAAAGAAGTTCGAACTGGCCTATGTGGATCATataggcaag ACTGCCAGCCACTCTCCCCGATTTCTGTTCATGACCGATACAGTTCACCAGCTGCTGGTAGTGCCAAGAGGAGGCTCTTTGGTGATGACTGTCCAAGGGAGCCAGCTGCTGACAAAATAACCACACCTGATATCACCAGCATAAGGATTGCAATAAGCCAGTCTTCTGATAGAACTGCCCAGCCTATTGGACAAACCATTGCTATACCTGTTCAAG gtgtGGCGAATGAAACTGGCAAAAGCCTTTGCGTTACAATGAAAACGTATCCATCACAAAGTGAAAATTCTTTTCCAGTGCCTTTAACTGCACAAGCCCTGATCAGTCCACTTACAAAGCGTCCGTTGGGCAGATCTCAGGAAAGCTGTCCCACTTCAGCATGCAAGCCCAAGAAAACGGGCTCTCTGGCTTTGTTCTTCAGAAAG GTCTATCACTTGGCCAGCGTCCGTCTCCGTGACTTGTGCCTAAAGCTGGATGTGTCCAATGATTTGCGGCGAAAGATCTGGACCTTGTTTGTGTATTCGGTTGTCCATTGCACAGACCTGATGAAAGACAGACACTTGGATCAGCTCCTCCTCTGTGCTGTGTACATTATGGCCAAA aTCAGTAAAGAAGAGAGGTTGTTTCACGACATCATGAAATGTTATCGCAACCAGCCCCAGGCAAACAGCCAC gtTTATAGAAGTGTATTATTGAAGAGGTTACCTCAAGCAATTGGAGATGAAACAAGTCAGGATGTAGAGATGACGGCAAGCA ATTCCAATGACTCTCATCCAACCCCCAGCGGTTTTACTGGCAGCCCCTGTGGCCAAGCAGAGCGAGGAGATCTCATTACGTTTTACAACAATGTCTATGTAGGACGCGTGAGATTATTTGCACTAAAGTTTGCCGGCTGCACTCAAGACCATCTG GTGGATGCTCCTCCTCTTTCCCCATTTCCCAGCATCAAGCAACAAGCTATTTCTCCCCGCCGAGTATCCCAGCAACATTCTATTTATGTCTCTCCCCATAAGAACAGCGGCAACCTGACTCCCCACGCAGCCCTCCTGTACAAGTTTAGTGGAAGTCCTTCAAAA AGCTTGCAGGACATAAACAGCATGCTGAAACAGGAGCAGAGGGGTCGGAAGCGAATCATTGCTATAGACAGCGACACAGAGTCTCCAGCAAAGCGGCTTTGCCAGGAAAATGACGACGCTCTGCTGAAACGCCTGCAGGATGTTGTGAGCGAGAGGGCCAACCATTAG
- the rbl1.S gene encoding retinoblastoma-like protein 1 isoform X6, translating to MSLKTTSPKMQRGDYSLPGIMCTPAGALDDRIALPAPRINYEGSPCTQGPGLDPLNAGRDRIEKPTWKWRKDTQGEVKHWLACALYAACRKGVIPTVGKGIMEGNGVSLTRILRSAKLSLIQFFNKMKKWIDMSNLPQEFRQRVEHLERNFEVATVIFKKFEPIFREIFQNPHEEPPRLPRSRKQRRLQCCVKDLFSFCWTLFVYSKGTGGSEGQCNVVVKDQAEGNFCLIGDDLVNSYHLLLCCLDLIYAHVLQCPNKEDLLNPSFTAKLPPIDSSSEDTPCIIGALCELYDGISVEAKGIKEHYFKPYIAKLYDKKILKGSCLLDVSCFTDNNKSLNKEYEEYVLTKGDFDERVFQGVDAEEEIGSPRKFVVEFPTGNCTPRKQMECNLQQHFEKKSSFAPSTPLTGRGYLKEEPTVITPVSSATQCVSRLQSMVTGLRNAPSEQLIDVFKSCVRNPLENVLNIVRDIGRLFCLHYTTSTEDQPGSHIDFAINRWKLAEILYFKVLETIVVQESRRLYGKDLTALLEQGIFHQSLIACCLEIVLFAYTSPKTFPWTIEVIKLSSFYFYKVIEVFIRSEDGLSRDMVKHLNTIEEQILESRAWTSDSVLWVHLDAVDDVPSCEEVIIPSNFESENEAGLGHLPMMPASPIVHRRLKEVRTGLCGSYRQDCQPLSPISVHDRYSSPAAGSAKRRLFGDDCPREPAADKITTPDITSIRIAISQSSDRTAQPIGQTIAIPVQGVANETGKSLCVTMKTYPSQSENSFPVPLTAQALISPLTKRPLGRSQESCPTSACKPKKTGSLALFFRKVYHLASVRLRDLCLKLDVSNDLRRKIWTLFVYSVVHCTDLMKDRHLDQLLLCAVYIMAKISKEERLFHDIMKCYRNQPQANSHVDAPPLSPFPSIKQQAISPRRVSQQHSIYVSPHKNSGNLTPHAALLYKFSGSPSKSLQDINSMLKQEQRGRKRIIAIDSDTESPAKRLCQENDDALLKRLQDVVSERANH from the exons ATGTCATTGAAAACTACAAGCCCCAAAATGCAACGCGGAGACTATTCGCTTCCCGGGATAATGTGTACACCCGCCGGGGCTCTCGATGACCGAATCGCTTTACCCGCCCCACGAATTAATTATGAGGGTTCTCCGTGTACACAGGGTCCCGGTTTGGACCCTCTCAATGCGGGAAGAGACAGGATTGAAAAGCCGACATGGAAATGGCGGAAGGATACACAG GGAGAAGTGAAGCATTGGTTAGCATGTGCCTTGTATGCAGCATGTCGAAAAGGCGTCATTCCAACTGTTGGGAAAGGAATCATGGAGGGTAATGGCGTGTCGCTGACGCGGATACTGCGCTCTGCAAAACTAAG CTTGATTCAGTTCTTCAATAAAATGAAGAAGTGGATAGATATGTCTAACCTTCCGCAGGAGTTCCGACAGCGAGTGGAGCACTTGGAAAGGAACTTTGAAGTGGCCACCGTTATATTTAAGAAATTTGAACCGATCTTTCGGGAGATATTTCAAAACCCCCACGAGGAGCCACCAAGATTACCAAGGAGCAGAAAGCAAAG GAGGCTGCAGTGCTGTGTTAAAGATCTCTTCAGTTTCTGCTGGACCTTATTTGTTTACTCCAAGG GTACAGGGGGATCTGAAGGCCAATGTAATGTGGTGGTAAAAGACCAGGCAGAGG GTAATTTCTGCTTGATTGGAGATGATTTGGTTAATTCTTATCACTTGCTTTTATGCTGCTTGGACCTTATTTATGCGCACGTGCTACAGTGCCCTAATAAAGAAGATCTGCTAAATCCTTCCTTTACAG CAAAGCTTCCTCCTAttgactccagctcagaggataCCCCATGCATCATTGGTGCACTGTGTGAGCTATACGATGGAATATCTGTGGAAGCCAAGGGGATAAAAGAACATTATTTTAAGCCATATATAGCAAAACTTTATGATAAAAAG attttaaaaggaTCCTGTCTATTGGATGTCTCTTGTTTCACAGATAACAA TAAATCCTTGAATAAAGAGTATGAAGAGTATGTCCTTACGAAGGGAGACTTTGATGAGCGGGTTTTTCAGGGTGTCGATGCAGAAGAGGAGATTGGAAGTCCCAGAAAATTTGTTGTGGAATTTCCCACGGGAAACTGCACTCCACGGAAGCAAATGGAGTGCAACCTGCAGCAACATTTTGAAAAG AAAAGTTCTTTTGCTCCATCTACTCCTCTGACTGGTAGGGGTTACCTGAAGGAGGAGCCAACTGTAATCACACCTGTTTCATCCGCAACACAGTGTGTCAGCAGGTTACAGAGCATGGTGACAGGACTCAGAAATGCTCCAAGTGAGCAGCTGATTGACGTTTTCAA GTCATGTGTTCGAAACCCATTAGAGAATGTATTGAATATTGTCCGAGATATTGGACGTCTATTTTGCCTTCACTATACAACGTCCACAGAAGACCAGCCTGGGTCTCATATTG ATTTTGCAATCAATCGGTGGAAACTGGCTGAAATTTTGTACTTTAAAGTACTAGAGACCATCGTTGTACAGGAAAGCAGGAGACTTTATGGGAAAGATTTGACG GCTCTGCTAGAGCAAGGCATCTTTCACCAGTCACTGATTGCCTGCTGTCTGGAAATTGTCCTATTTGCTTACACTTCTCCCAAGACCTTCCCGTGGACCATTGAAGTAATTAAACTGAGTTCTTTCTACTTCTACAAG GTAATAGAAGTGTTTATTCGCTCTGAAGATGGGCTATCACGCGATATGGTAAAACACCTCAATACCATTGAAGAACAAATTTTGGAGAGCCGTGCCTGGACCAGTGATTCTGTTCTCTGGGTTCATCTTGACGCTGTTGATGATGTGCCAAGCTGTGAAGAG GTCATCATACCCAGCAACTTTGAATCTGAGAATGAGGCTGGGCTTGGCCACTTGCCCATGATGCCTGCATCTCCCATTGTTCATCGTCGTTTGAAAGAAGTTCGAACTGGCCTATGTGGATCATataggcaag ACTGCCAGCCACTCTCCCCGATTTCTGTTCATGACCGATACAGTTCACCAGCTGCTGGTAGTGCCAAGAGGAGGCTCTTTGGTGATGACTGTCCAAGGGAGCCAGCTGCTGACAAAATAACCACACCTGATATCACCAGCATAAGGATTGCAATAAGCCAGTCTTCTGATAGAACTGCCCAGCCTATTGGACAAACCATTGCTATACCTGTTCAAG gtgtGGCGAATGAAACTGGCAAAAGCCTTTGCGTTACAATGAAAACGTATCCATCACAAAGTGAAAATTCTTTTCCAGTGCCTTTAACTGCACAAGCCCTGATCAGTCCACTTACAAAGCGTCCGTTGGGCAGATCTCAGGAAAGCTGTCCCACTTCAGCATGCAAGCCCAAGAAAACGGGCTCTCTGGCTTTGTTCTTCAGAAAG GTCTATCACTTGGCCAGCGTCCGTCTCCGTGACTTGTGCCTAAAGCTGGATGTGTCCAATGATTTGCGGCGAAAGATCTGGACCTTGTTTGTGTATTCGGTTGTCCATTGCACAGACCTGATGAAAGACAGACACTTGGATCAGCTCCTCCTCTGTGCTGTGTACATTATGGCCAAA aTCAGTAAAGAAGAGAGGTTGTTTCACGACATCATGAAATGTTATCGCAACCAGCCCCAGGCAAACAGCCAC GTGGATGCTCCTCCTCTTTCCCCATTTCCCAGCATCAAGCAACAAGCTATTTCTCCCCGCCGAGTATCCCAGCAACATTCTATTTATGTCTCTCCCCATAAGAACAGCGGCAACCTGACTCCCCACGCAGCCCTCCTGTACAAGTTTAGTGGAAGTCCTTCAAAA AGCTTGCAGGACATAAACAGCATGCTGAAACAGGAGCAGAGGGGTCGGAAGCGAATCATTGCTATAGACAGCGACACAGAGTCTCCAGCAAAGCGGCTTTGCCAGGAAAATGACGACGCTCTGCTGAAACGCCTGCAGGATGTTGTGAGCGAGAGGGCCAACCATTAG
- the rbl1.S gene encoding retinoblastoma-like protein 1 isoform X3, producing MSLKTTSPKMQRGDYSLPGIMCTPAGALDDRIALPAPRINYEGSPCTQGPGLDPLNAGRDRIEKPTWKWRKDTQGEVKHWLACALYAACRKGVIPTVGKGIMEGNGVSLTRILRSAKLSLIQFFNKMKKWIDMSNLPQEFRQRVEHLERNFEVATVIFKKFEPIFREIFQNPHEEPPRLPRSRKQRRLQCCVKDLFSFCWTLFVYSKGNFCLIGDDLVNSYHLLLCCLDLIYAHVLQCPNKEDLLNPSFTAKLPPIDSSSEDTPCIIGALCELYDGISVEAKGIKEHYFKPYIAKLYDKKILKGSCLLDVSCFTDNNKSLNKEYEEYVLTKGDFDERVFQGVDAEEEIGSPRKFVVEFPTGNCTPRKQMECNLQQHFEKKSSFAPSTPLTGRGYLKEEPTVITPVSSATQCVSRLQSMVTGLRNAPSEQLIDVFKSCVRNPLENVLNIVRDIGRLFCLHYTTSTEDQPGSHIDFAINRWKLAEILYFKVLETIVVQESRRLYGKDLTALLEQGIFHQSLIACCLEIVLFAYTSPKTFPWTIEVIKLSSFYFYKVIEVFIRSEDGLSRDMVKHLNTIEEQILESRAWTSDSVLWVHLDAVDDVPSCEEVIIPSNFESENEAGLGHLPMMPASPIVHRRLKEVRTGLCGSYRQDCQPLSPISVHDRYSSPAAGSAKRRLFGDDCPREPAADKITTPDITSIRIAISQSSDRTAQPIGQTIAIPVQGVANETGKSLCVTMKTYPSQSENSFPVPLTAQALISPLTKRPLGRSQESCPTSACKPKKTGSLALFFRKVYHLASVRLRDLCLKLDVSNDLRRKIWTLFVYSVVHCTDLMKDRHLDQLLLCAVYIMAKISKEERLFHDIMKCYRNQPQANSHVYRSVLLKRLPQAIGDETSQDVEMTASNSNDSHPTPSGFTGSPCGQAERGDLITFYNNVYVGRVRLFALKFAGCTQDHLVDAPPLSPFPSIKQQAISPRRVSQQHSIYVSPHKNSGNLTPHAALLYKFSGSPSKSLQDINSMLKQEQRGRKRIIAIDSDTESPAKRLCQENDDALLKRLQDVVSERANH from the exons ATGTCATTGAAAACTACAAGCCCCAAAATGCAACGCGGAGACTATTCGCTTCCCGGGATAATGTGTACACCCGCCGGGGCTCTCGATGACCGAATCGCTTTACCCGCCCCACGAATTAATTATGAGGGTTCTCCGTGTACACAGGGTCCCGGTTTGGACCCTCTCAATGCGGGAAGAGACAGGATTGAAAAGCCGACATGGAAATGGCGGAAGGATACACAG GGAGAAGTGAAGCATTGGTTAGCATGTGCCTTGTATGCAGCATGTCGAAAAGGCGTCATTCCAACTGTTGGGAAAGGAATCATGGAGGGTAATGGCGTGTCGCTGACGCGGATACTGCGCTCTGCAAAACTAAG CTTGATTCAGTTCTTCAATAAAATGAAGAAGTGGATAGATATGTCTAACCTTCCGCAGGAGTTCCGACAGCGAGTGGAGCACTTGGAAAGGAACTTTGAAGTGGCCACCGTTATATTTAAGAAATTTGAACCGATCTTTCGGGAGATATTTCAAAACCCCCACGAGGAGCCACCAAGATTACCAAGGAGCAGAAAGCAAAG GAGGCTGCAGTGCTGTGTTAAAGATCTCTTCAGTTTCTGCTGGACCTTATTTGTTTACTCCAAGG GTAATTTCTGCTTGATTGGAGATGATTTGGTTAATTCTTATCACTTGCTTTTATGCTGCTTGGACCTTATTTATGCGCACGTGCTACAGTGCCCTAATAAAGAAGATCTGCTAAATCCTTCCTTTACAG CAAAGCTTCCTCCTAttgactccagctcagaggataCCCCATGCATCATTGGTGCACTGTGTGAGCTATACGATGGAATATCTGTGGAAGCCAAGGGGATAAAAGAACATTATTTTAAGCCATATATAGCAAAACTTTATGATAAAAAG attttaaaaggaTCCTGTCTATTGGATGTCTCTTGTTTCACAGATAACAA TAAATCCTTGAATAAAGAGTATGAAGAGTATGTCCTTACGAAGGGAGACTTTGATGAGCGGGTTTTTCAGGGTGTCGATGCAGAAGAGGAGATTGGAAGTCCCAGAAAATTTGTTGTGGAATTTCCCACGGGAAACTGCACTCCACGGAAGCAAATGGAGTGCAACCTGCAGCAACATTTTGAAAAG AAAAGTTCTTTTGCTCCATCTACTCCTCTGACTGGTAGGGGTTACCTGAAGGAGGAGCCAACTGTAATCACACCTGTTTCATCCGCAACACAGTGTGTCAGCAGGTTACAGAGCATGGTGACAGGACTCAGAAATGCTCCAAGTGAGCAGCTGATTGACGTTTTCAA GTCATGTGTTCGAAACCCATTAGAGAATGTATTGAATATTGTCCGAGATATTGGACGTCTATTTTGCCTTCACTATACAACGTCCACAGAAGACCAGCCTGGGTCTCATATTG ATTTTGCAATCAATCGGTGGAAACTGGCTGAAATTTTGTACTTTAAAGTACTAGAGACCATCGTTGTACAGGAAAGCAGGAGACTTTATGGGAAAGATTTGACG GCTCTGCTAGAGCAAGGCATCTTTCACCAGTCACTGATTGCCTGCTGTCTGGAAATTGTCCTATTTGCTTACACTTCTCCCAAGACCTTCCCGTGGACCATTGAAGTAATTAAACTGAGTTCTTTCTACTTCTACAAG GTAATAGAAGTGTTTATTCGCTCTGAAGATGGGCTATCACGCGATATGGTAAAACACCTCAATACCATTGAAGAACAAATTTTGGAGAGCCGTGCCTGGACCAGTGATTCTGTTCTCTGGGTTCATCTTGACGCTGTTGATGATGTGCCAAGCTGTGAAGAG GTCATCATACCCAGCAACTTTGAATCTGAGAATGAGGCTGGGCTTGGCCACTTGCCCATGATGCCTGCATCTCCCATTGTTCATCGTCGTTTGAAAGAAGTTCGAACTGGCCTATGTGGATCATataggcaag ACTGCCAGCCACTCTCCCCGATTTCTGTTCATGACCGATACAGTTCACCAGCTGCTGGTAGTGCCAAGAGGAGGCTCTTTGGTGATGACTGTCCAAGGGAGCCAGCTGCTGACAAAATAACCACACCTGATATCACCAGCATAAGGATTGCAATAAGCCAGTCTTCTGATAGAACTGCCCAGCCTATTGGACAAACCATTGCTATACCTGTTCAAG gtgtGGCGAATGAAACTGGCAAAAGCCTTTGCGTTACAATGAAAACGTATCCATCACAAAGTGAAAATTCTTTTCCAGTGCCTTTAACTGCACAAGCCCTGATCAGTCCACTTACAAAGCGTCCGTTGGGCAGATCTCAGGAAAGCTGTCCCACTTCAGCATGCAAGCCCAAGAAAACGGGCTCTCTGGCTTTGTTCTTCAGAAAG GTCTATCACTTGGCCAGCGTCCGTCTCCGTGACTTGTGCCTAAAGCTGGATGTGTCCAATGATTTGCGGCGAAAGATCTGGACCTTGTTTGTGTATTCGGTTGTCCATTGCACAGACCTGATGAAAGACAGACACTTGGATCAGCTCCTCCTCTGTGCTGTGTACATTATGGCCAAA aTCAGTAAAGAAGAGAGGTTGTTTCACGACATCATGAAATGTTATCGCAACCAGCCCCAGGCAAACAGCCAC gtTTATAGAAGTGTATTATTGAAGAGGTTACCTCAAGCAATTGGAGATGAAACAAGTCAGGATGTAGAGATGACGGCAAGCA ATTCCAATGACTCTCATCCAACCCCCAGCGGTTTTACTGGCAGCCCCTGTGGCCAAGCAGAGCGAGGAGATCTCATTACGTTTTACAACAATGTCTATGTAGGACGCGTGAGATTATTTGCACTAAAGTTTGCCGGCTGCACTCAAGACCATCTG GTGGATGCTCCTCCTCTTTCCCCATTTCCCAGCATCAAGCAACAAGCTATTTCTCCCCGCCGAGTATCCCAGCAACATTCTATTTATGTCTCTCCCCATAAGAACAGCGGCAACCTGACTCCCCACGCAGCCCTCCTGTACAAGTTTAGTGGAAGTCCTTCAAAA AGCTTGCAGGACATAAACAGCATGCTGAAACAGGAGCAGAGGGGTCGGAAGCGAATCATTGCTATAGACAGCGACACAGAGTCTCCAGCAAAGCGGCTTTGCCAGGAAAATGACGACGCTCTGCTGAAACGCCTGCAGGATGTTGTGAGCGAGAGGGCCAACCATTAG